A single genomic interval of Lewinellaceae bacterium harbors:
- a CDS encoding PKD domain-containing protein: MKHAYLITLFLLCTAHLLFTQPVFRGAPVTPPASETFSRHFTDYGLFQVDAPTLNRYAKSNSGDFELNLQLGDAYHWVLALQPNDVRGENYKLVAATPEGKQEQPRTENKTFKGKVLSPLGEETRLTLDEHFIYGFVETGGETYYIEPAWPFEPGLGEDTYLVYPASAVINTGSYRCDWEGDPSPDVHELPAPEAGRVILACYQVDIALAADFLMVQRFGSVNGAESFMLGVLNNVQSNYDDEFNHQILFSVATLYVSSCSSCDPWTSSLSSGNLLDSFTDWGNSGGFGVNFDVASLWTDRDFFGNAIGVAWVGSVCTDGRYNILQNFSTNSALLRVLQAHELGHNFDASHDGQGTNFIMAPSVNNSNAWSNFSRSRINSFINAVASVPGCLSICGSVDPPVAALTSSATSGCVPLTVDFSDLSTGQVNNISWQFPGGSPSSSSSSFPTVTYNAAGTYDVILTVSNSSGANTIVLEDYIVASPAAAPQFSYSVNGLTVSFNNTSANAQTYQWAFGDGDFNNVLSPVHTYATDGLYLVSLTASNACGPVTVEEFVIVELPMQAGFSGNSLLGCPGASISFADLSTGTPVEWNWSFEGGMPAVSNSPSPSIAYENPGVYDVSLTVTNALGTSSTYSRQNYIAILPAPEAIFTYQYAPGGLTVQFANASTGADDWLWEFGDGATSSQGNPAHTYSADGNYTVTLTTTSQCGQDAMTRNIEVVTPPIAGFSADVLAGCAPLTAQMANESSPNAATFQWFFPGGTPGTSTLPDPVVDFNAPGAYQVTLISTNAAGSDTTTLTVSIDGGPQSEFAIEYTPGDTEASFENQSSNADSLLWIFENGATSTAESPSYNFSSDGIFPVTLIAFNACDNDTLTQQVEVVTAPAASFELDAAAGCTPFTTQASDLSSSNTTDWAWSAPGATPETSTEQNPSFTFAAPGSYTITLEASNAAGTSAESIAVNVGGLPEAAFAAANTLGETTLSLSNNSLDAISYAWDFGDGSSSAEPEPAHSYAQDGVYTVQLIATNACGNDTSTQEITIVTAPTAAFDLDAATGCAPFTVQAGDLSSSNTTGWAWSAPGATPEASTQQNPSFTFAAPGTYTITLEASNAAGTSAESIAVNVGGLPEAAFAAANTLGETTLSLSNNSLDAISYAWDFGDGSSSSEPEPAHSYAQDGVYTVQLIATNACGNDTSTQEITIVTAPTAAFDLDAATGCAPFTVQAGDLSSSNTTGWAWSAPGATPEASTQQNPSFTFAAPGTYTITLEASNAAGTSAESIAVNVGGLPEAAFAAANTLGETTLSLSNNSLDAISYAWDFGDGSSSSEPEPAHSYAQDGVYTVQLIATNACGNDTSTQEITIITAPTAAFELDAAAGCAPFIVQVNNQSSENTTTWSWSAPGATPEASDEQHPGFTYAVPGTYTIILEAANAAGASLDSVEVFVNGDPEAGFTFQVNGLEAQFSNSSGNSLSYVWDFGDGSSSEGFSPGHIYETPGEYVVSLTAANECGMATTVSTVTLNLAAPVANFTVAGSEGCAPLIVAFQNTSENAERVSWSFPGGTPSSSEEPNPTVTYETPGLFSATLVAINAAGSGALTLQNVILVGGPPQGGFDYAADEATVVFTNTTENADSYVWDFGDGNTSTAADPEHTYTQGGEYTVMLLSSNECGTDTIEQTVTLSGAAPMPNLSASIGNGCAPLSVSFDGGVQETVASWQWSFPGGVPDSSTEPNPTVVYEQPGVYDVSLTVGNAFGENSQEEIGLIAVIDVPQASFTYDIQELVLLLTNASAGEGLSYSWDFGDGTGSDEANPEHAYAEAGEYKVALTVTNACGESVSETTVTAVVSGVADESWLEELSLFPNPNSGSFTVRLQGQPADQLHLNLLNVVGQRIFRLEDSFRAGYWQRMLELEHLPAGVYVLEVLAGERRAYRRVVVE; this comes from the coding sequence ATGAAGCACGCCTACCTCATCACCCTTTTTTTGTTATGCACTGCGCATTTACTATTCACCCAGCCTGTTTTCCGGGGCGCCCCCGTTACGCCGCCTGCTTCGGAAACCTTCAGCCGGCACTTCACGGATTACGGCCTGTTCCAGGTGGACGCCCCTACCCTGAACCGTTACGCGAAAAGCAATTCGGGTGATTTCGAGCTGAATTTGCAGCTTGGCGATGCTTACCACTGGGTTCTGGCGCTTCAGCCCAATGATGTCCGTGGCGAAAATTACAAGTTGGTTGCCGCTACTCCGGAAGGAAAGCAGGAGCAGCCCCGCACGGAAAATAAAACGTTCAAGGGCAAAGTTCTCAGCCCATTGGGAGAAGAAACCCGCCTCACCCTGGACGAACACTTCATCTATGGCTTTGTCGAAACAGGGGGCGAAACTTACTACATAGAGCCTGCCTGGCCTTTCGAGCCCGGTTTGGGAGAAGACACCTACCTGGTTTATCCTGCCAGCGCTGTGATCAACACCGGCTCCTACCGCTGCGACTGGGAAGGCGATCCTTCACCGGACGTACACGAACTCCCCGCCCCGGAAGCCGGGCGGGTGATCCTGGCCTGCTATCAGGTGGACATCGCCCTGGCCGCCGATTTTTTGATGGTTCAGCGTTTCGGATCGGTCAACGGCGCCGAGAGTTTCATGCTGGGCGTGTTGAATAACGTCCAATCCAATTACGACGACGAATTCAACCACCAGATCCTATTTTCCGTAGCCACCCTTTACGTATCTTCCTGCTCCAGTTGCGACCCCTGGACCAGCTCGCTAAGCTCTGGTAATCTGCTCGATAGTTTCACTGACTGGGGCAACAGCGGCGGCTTTGGCGTCAACTTCGACGTAGCTTCGCTTTGGACCGACCGGGACTTCTTCGGCAATGCCATCGGCGTTGCCTGGGTAGGCAGTGTCTGCACCGATGGCAGGTATAATATTCTACAGAATTTCAGCACCAACAGCGCCCTGCTCCGGGTGCTCCAGGCCCACGAGCTGGGCCACAATTTCGACGCCAGCCACGACGGCCAGGGCACCAACTTTATCATGGCGCCTTCGGTGAATAACTCCAATGCCTGGTCCAACTTTTCCCGAAGCAGGATCAACTCCTTCATCAACGCCGTGGCAAGCGTCCCCGGCTGCCTGAGCATTTGCGGAAGCGTAGACCCGCCGGTGGCTGCCCTGACGTCGAGCGCCACCAGTGGCTGCGTTCCCCTGACCGTGGATTTCAGCGACCTTTCCACCGGGCAGGTGAACAACATCAGCTGGCAGTTTCCCGGAGGATCGCCCTCCTCCTCGTCCAGTTCTTTCCCTACGGTAACCTACAATGCGGCCGGCACTTACGATGTTATACTCACCGTTTCCAACAGCAGCGGGGCCAATACCATCGTCCTGGAAGACTATATCGTGGCCAGCCCCGCAGCGGCGCCGCAATTCTCCTACTCCGTCAACGGCCTTACGGTTTCCTTTAACAATACTTCCGCCAATGCCCAAACCTATCAGTGGGCTTTTGGCGATGGAGATTTCAACAATGTTCTCAGCCCGGTTCATACGTACGCTACCGACGGCCTCTACCTGGTTAGCCTGACGGCCAGCAATGCCTGCGGGCCGGTTACCGTCGAAGAATTCGTCATCGTAGAATTGCCGATGCAGGCGGGGTTCTCCGGCAACTCCCTGCTGGGCTGCCCCGGCGCCAGTATTTCCTTTGCCGACCTAAGCACGGGGACTCCGGTGGAATGGAACTGGTCTTTTGAAGGGGGCATGCCCGCTGTCTCCAACAGCCCTTCTCCTTCCATTGCCTACGAGAATCCCGGCGTCTACGACGTTTCCCTGACGGTAACCAATGCATTGGGGACTTCGTCTACCTATTCCCGGCAAAATTACATCGCCATCCTTCCCGCGCCGGAAGCCATTTTTACCTATCAGTATGCTCCGGGCGGACTCACGGTTCAATTCGCCAATGCATCCACCGGCGCAGATGACTGGCTGTGGGAGTTCGGCGACGGCGCCACCAGCAGCCAGGGCAATCCTGCGCACACCTACTCTGCCGATGGAAATTATACGGTTACCCTCACCACTACGAGCCAGTGCGGGCAGGATGCAATGACCCGAAATATTGAAGTCGTCACTCCACCCATTGCCGGCTTCTCTGCCGATGTCCTGGCCGGTTGCGCCCCTTTGACCGCCCAGATGGCCAACGAATCGAGCCCCAACGCCGCCACTTTCCAATGGTTTTTCCCGGGAGGAACGCCGGGAACTTCGACCCTGCCTGACCCTGTGGTCGATTTCAACGCTCCGGGCGCCTATCAGGTGACCCTGATCTCCACCAACGCCGCCGGCAGCGACACCACTACCCTGACCGTGTCGATCGACGGGGGCCCCCAAAGTGAATTTGCGATTGAGTATACCCCCGGCGATACCGAAGCCAGCTTCGAGAACCAATCCTCCAATGCCGATTCTCTGCTCTGGATATTCGAAAATGGAGCCACCAGCACGGCCGAAAGCCCCAGCTACAATTTTAGCTCAGATGGCATTTTTCCGGTAACCCTCATTGCCTTCAATGCCTGCGATAACGACACCCTGACGCAGCAAGTGGAGGTGGTCACCGCCCCCGCCGCTTCTTTTGAACTGGATGCCGCCGCCGGCTGTACGCCTTTCACCACACAGGCCAGCGACTTGTCGAGCAGCAACACCACCGACTGGGCCTGGTCGGCGCCGGGCGCGACGCCGGAAACCTCCACTGAGCAAAATCCCAGCTTTACCTTTGCCGCACCGGGCTCGTACACCATCACCCTGGAAGCCAGCAATGCCGCCGGGACGAGCGCCGAATCCATCGCCGTGAACGTAGGAGGCCTGCCTGAGGCGGCATTTGCCGCCGCCAATACCCTGGGGGAAACCACTCTCAGCCTGTCCAACAACAGCCTCGATGCCATTAGCTACGCCTGGGACTTCGGCGACGGCAGCTCCAGCGCTGAACCGGAGCCAGCTCACAGCTACGCTCAGGACGGCGTGTATACCGTACAGCTCATCGCCACCAACGCCTGCGGCAACGACACCAGCACCCAGGAAATAACCATTGTAACCGCCCCAACCGCTGCCTTTGATCTGGATGCCGCTACGGGTTGTGCCCCTTTCACCGTGCAGGCCGGCGACTTGTCGAGCAGCAACACCACCGGCTGGGCCTGGTCGGCGCCGGGCGCAACGCCGGAGGCCTCCACTCAGCAAAATCCCAGCTTTACCTTTGCCGCACCGGGCACGTACACCATCACCCTGGAAGCCAGCAATGCCGCCGGGACGAGCGCCGAATCCATCGCCGTGAACGTAGGAGGCCTGCCTGAGGCGGCATTTGCCGCCGCCAATACCCTGGGGGAAACCACTCTCAGCCTGTCCAACAACAGCCTCGATGCCATTAGCTACGCCTGGGACTTCGGCGACGGCAGCTCCAGCTCCGAACCGGAGCCGGCTCACAGCTACGCTCAGGACGGCGTGTATACCGTACAGCTCATCGCCACCAACGCCTGCGGCAACGACACCAGCACCCAGGAAATAACCATTGTAACCGCCCCAACCGCTGCCTTTGATCTGGATGCCGCTACGGGTTGTGCCCCTTTCACCGTGCAGGCCGGCGACTTGTCGAGCAGCAACACCACCGGCTGGGCCTGGTCGGCGCCGGGCGCAACGCCGGAGGCCTCCACTCAGCAAAATCCCAGCTTTACCTTTGCCGCACCGGGCACGTACACCATCACCCTGGAAGCCAGCAATGCCGCCGGGACGAGCGCCGAATCCATCGCCGTGAACGTAGGAGGCCTGCCTGAGGCGGCATTTGCCGCCGCCAATACCCTGGGGGAAACCACCCTCAGCCTGTCCAACAACAGCCTCGATGCCATTAGCTACGCCTGGGACTTCGGCGACGGCAGCTCCAGCTCCGAACCGGAGCCGGCTCACAGCTACGCTCAGGACGGCGTGTATACCGTACAGCTCATCGCCACCAACGCCTGCGGCAACGACACCAGTACCCAGGAAATAACCATTATAACTGCCCCAACTGCTGCCTTTGAACTGGATGCCGCCGCCGGCTGTGCGCCCTTCATTGTACAGGTGAACAATCAGTCGAGCGAAAATACAACCACCTGGTCGTGGTCGGCGCCGGGCGCAACGCCGGAGGCCTCTGATGAACAACACCCCGGTTTCACCTACGCGGTTCCCGGAACTTACACCATCATCCTGGAAGCCGCCAACGCCGCCGGCGCCAGCCTGGACTCCGTGGAGGTTTTCGTCAACGGCGATCCGGAAGCCGGTTTCACGTTTCAGGTCAACGGGCTGGAGGCCCAGTTTTCCAATAGTTCCGGCAACAGCCTGAGTTATGTATGGGATTTTGGAGACGGCAGCAGCAGCGAAGGATTCAGCCCGGGGCATATTTATGAAACTCCGGGAGAATATGTAGTCAGCCTGACAGCCGCCAATGAATGTGGCATGGCAACCACCGTCAGCACAGTAACGCTAAACCTGGCTGCTCCTGTCGCCAACTTCACAGTCGCAGGCAGCGAGGGTTGCGCGCCCCTCATCGTTGCCTTCCAAAACACCTCGGAAAATGCAGAGCGCGTTTCCTGGTCTTTCCCGGGCGGAACGCCTTCCTCGTCAGAGGAACCAAATCCCACGGTTACTTATGAAACGCCCGGGCTTTTCTCCGCAACGCTGGTGGCCATCAATGCCGCCGGCTCGGGCGCCCTTACCCTTCAGAACGTTATCCTGGTGGGCGGCCCGCCGCAGGGTGGCTTTGATTATGCCGCCGATGAAGCCACCGTTGTTTTTACCAATACCACTGAAAATGCCGATAGTTATGTTTGGGACTTTGGCGACGGCAATACCAGCACGGCAGCCGATCCGGAGCACACTTATACCCAGGGCGGCGAGTATACCGTCATGCTTCTGTCTTCCAATGAATGCGGAACCGACACCATCGAGCAAACGGTCACCCTCAGCGGAGCGGCGCCGATGCCGAACCTCTCGGCATCCATCGGCAACGGCTGCGCGCCCCTGTCTGTCAGCTTCGACGGCGGCGTCCAGGAAACGGTTGCCAGCTGGCAGTGGTCCTTCCCCGGCGGTGTGCCGGACAGTTCTACCGAACCCAACCCTACGGTGGTGTACGAACAGCCGGGCGTGTACGATGTAAGCCTCACGGTGGGCAATGCCTTTGGGGAGAACAGCCAGGAAGAGATTGGCTTGATCGCCGTCATCGATGTGCCGCAGGCTTCCTTTACCTACGATATTCAGGAGCTGGTTCTTTTATTGACGAATGCCTCTGCGGGCGAAGGATTGTCTTACAGTTGGGATTTTGGCGATGGAACCGGCAGCGATGAAGCCAACCCGGAGCATGCTTACGCCGAAGCGGGAGAATACAAGGTGGCGCTCACGGTAACGAATGCCTGCGGGGAATCCGTTTCGGAAACCACAGTCACAGCGGTCGTTTCCGGCGTGGCGGATGAATCCTGGCTGGAAGAACTGAGCCTCTTTCCAAACCCCAATAGCGGGTCCTTTACAGTTAGGCTACAAGGGCAGCCGGCTGATCAGTTGCACTTGAACCTGCTGAACGTGGTGGGGCAGCGTATCTTCAGGTTGGAAGACAGCTTCCGTGCCGGCTACTGGCAGCGAATGCTGGAGTTGGAGCATTTGCCGGCGGGAGTTTATGTGCTGGAGGTTCTGGCGGGAGAACGGCGGGCGTACCGGCGGGTGGTGGTGGAATAA
- a CDS encoding S8 family serine peptidase translates to MRKPLLAFFCAVFCILLCSSNLAGQTTYETTGLSNDWENPNAWICSGPGCQRDPYPDRTVEDVSVFVRHDIYYSSRSSIRLRDNGLIAVSQGAALTVYSKLTMAGNGRLTINSGSFWAGKGILNSGATIELSDALVQAKTYFINGGTTVLDNACVDQIKGDFINTGSLQGQGSVKTQDGSILNGGSWSPQVAYCSEGNASNLPGAEDCVAVDGICACVLVNCDILPGYNPTTKVDVPIGSELSALSQFYDPNGPPPSDAIYNINGNNEVLIEIVVLDGQYDAVVAFLATYGITPADFIDDRIGAVDDQLLITVFFPVSGLMDLNQQANILNFARPVYPPLTNAGLISSQGDLAQGSSLARLGWNLDGGGVKVGVISDSYATNPSARDNDINNGDLPGPGNPVVLVQEYPFGLASDEGRAMLQIVHDVAPEAQLFFQTGFISEGNLAFDIRRLREEYQCDVIVDDVQYISEPFFKDGLVAMAIDEVVADGAAYFSAAGNFGARSFSADFTPAPAPNQARHDFGGGSFLQPVQLGAGQYVVVLQWEDDFYSLGAPQGAAFDLDIYLAENNGNILYGFNRDNNGNAALGRPGGDPIEVMPFTVVNPTTTNIMIELADGAGPLPKFKYVVFRAGSSGTFITSPPLGTTVDNSTLVGHANGAGAMAVGAVRYSNTPAFGGTLVRENFSSVGGTPVDGTLREKPDFMAPNGVNTSVGFGSPDSEGDNIPNFFGTSAAAPHAAGVAALLVNAQSAFGINPPIDIRDLLRTTAIDMEGPGFDYTSGYGFISAYGAMNAIANPRPILLSLNLDNLDTESYQPGDIEFTLILEGQFLVENTVVFFDGEELETNIVDENTATVQIPPFVGNPPIYLFTPPGPLTNGTDGGTSESLTFFDPTLTDVIVEVNPSSKRYGEPLPEFSFTASIPGSEASLSPAELDLLASAISFSTAATASSNVGIYAVAADTAEIDPSLYELYRFFLQPGALVVDPMPVTIRPVSPGPILYGDPIPEIAFEYIFGEDGEEGVVVDQAVADAIAAQHENALALSNGIALVNGIALVNGIALVNGEPYIDGSDDGIANGISLVNKTFYVSQSSLDAANTAQQNGIALVNGTGTEKVVEIGADLFTVPGIQNGDLSAITNGIALVNGIALVNGIALVNGIALVNGIALVNGIALVNGIALVNGIALVNGVPFDLLNNTPLANSNGEFDPVFAAFDQSIVILNTTDAAGANPIDIKPVNVITGLDAGTQYIIPGGFINDNLLISYEPAPLVIEPAPWVVYIGNTTVEYGQEGPLEPSIAYEPSDQFPYGQTAQDVFGTFQFSPADGCTPATEITVSPEPETPNFDVFYDPGTLTVNPAPLTIAADTLFISEGDPLPTGFTATVAGLVCEDPVPAASSISYAILDVDYLPADDPPVAGVYDVIPSLLDPYGDYANYSVVPVAGKLYVTPIVGCEDRIEATSICVDEASIPGDPYINTLVRFEYENVLSIPIYIPLGPKNSLNAEAYYIGEPPELFEPGIHTFDIYSDGGYLAWEVQTDECAEPSISPSTYSEPPFCGGMSRPGGGLSNIAPNLLDEGQEWGVSLFPNPASAAVWLQARNVEGPVTVEVYNNLGKVLSSSSYPELGPEKIYFDLSKYPVGLLLFKIRYGAESLVVKVVKR, encoded by the coding sequence TTGAGGAAACCCCTTTTGGCTTTCTTCTGTGCAGTGTTTTGCATTCTTCTGTGCAGCTCAAACCTTGCAGGGCAAACGACCTATGAAACGACCGGTTTAAGCAACGATTGGGAAAACCCTAATGCCTGGATCTGTTCCGGGCCAGGCTGCCAGCGCGATCCCTATCCGGATAGAACGGTGGAGGATGTGTCCGTTTTTGTCCGGCACGATATCTACTATTCCAGCCGGAGTTCGATCAGGCTCCGCGACAATGGTTTGATCGCCGTTTCGCAAGGGGCCGCGTTGACTGTTTACAGCAAATTGACTATGGCGGGCAACGGCAGGCTTACCATCAACAGCGGGTCTTTTTGGGCCGGCAAAGGCATTTTAAACAGTGGTGCAACTATTGAACTGTCGGATGCTCTGGTTCAGGCCAAGACCTACTTTATCAATGGCGGCACTACAGTGCTGGACAACGCCTGTGTCGACCAAATCAAGGGAGATTTTATCAATACGGGCAGTTTGCAAGGGCAGGGAAGCGTGAAAACACAGGATGGAAGTATTCTCAATGGCGGAAGCTGGAGCCCGCAGGTAGCCTATTGCTCCGAGGGCAATGCCTCCAATTTGCCAGGTGCGGAAGATTGTGTTGCGGTGGATGGAATTTGTGCCTGTGTGCTGGTAAATTGCGACATCCTGCCCGGTTATAACCCAACCACCAAGGTGGATGTGCCGATCGGGTCGGAATTATCGGCCCTCTCCCAGTTTTATGACCCCAACGGGCCTCCTCCTTCCGACGCCATTTATAACATCAACGGCAACAATGAGGTACTCATCGAGATCGTCGTGCTCGATGGGCAATACGATGCCGTGGTTGCTTTTCTGGCCACTTATGGCATCACGCCTGCCGACTTTATCGACGACCGCATCGGCGCCGTTGATGACCAACTCCTGATCACGGTGTTTTTTCCGGTCAGCGGCCTTATGGACCTCAACCAGCAGGCGAACATCCTGAATTTTGCCCGCCCTGTTTATCCTCCTCTGACCAACGCGGGGTTGATCTCCAGCCAGGGCGATCTCGCCCAGGGCTCCTCCCTGGCCCGCCTGGGATGGAACCTGGATGGCGGCGGCGTTAAAGTCGGCGTCATTTCGGATAGTTACGCCACCAACCCTTCGGCAAGGGACAATGACATCAACAACGGCGATTTGCCGGGGCCAGGCAACCCTGTGGTTCTCGTGCAGGAGTATCCCTTTGGCCTGGCTTCCGACGAGGGCCGCGCCATGTTGCAGATCGTTCACGACGTGGCGCCGGAAGCCCAGTTGTTTTTCCAGACTGGCTTCATCAGCGAGGGCAACCTGGCTTTCGACATCCGCCGGCTGCGCGAAGAATACCAATGCGATGTCATCGTCGATGACGTGCAGTATATTTCTGAACCCTTTTTCAAGGATGGGCTGGTGGCGATGGCCATCGATGAGGTAGTAGCCGACGGCGCCGCCTATTTCAGCGCAGCCGGCAACTTTGGCGCCCGGTCGTTCTCCGCTGATTTCACGCCCGCTCCGGCCCCGAACCAGGCCAGGCACGATTTTGGAGGGGGGAGCTTCCTGCAGCCGGTCCAGTTGGGCGCCGGCCAGTATGTTGTCGTTTTGCAGTGGGAAGACGATTTCTATTCCCTGGGCGCGCCCCAGGGCGCCGCCTTCGACCTCGACATCTATCTGGCCGAAAACAACGGCAACATTCTGTATGGCTTCAACCGCGACAACAACGGAAATGCTGCGCTGGGCAGGCCGGGCGGAGACCCTATAGAAGTGATGCCGTTTACGGTAGTCAACCCGACGACTACCAATATCATGATCGAATTGGCAGACGGCGCCGGGCCACTGCCGAAATTCAAATATGTCGTGTTCCGGGCGGGAAGTAGCGGCACGTTTATCACCAGCCCTCCCCTTGGCACAACAGTAGACAATTCGACCCTTGTCGGCCACGCCAATGGCGCCGGCGCCATGGCTGTAGGGGCTGTGAGGTACAGCAATACGCCGGCCTTCGGCGGTACGCTGGTTCGTGAAAACTTCTCCTCTGTCGGTGGTACGCCGGTGGACGGCACCCTCCGCGAAAAGCCCGACTTCATGGCGCCCAACGGGGTAAATACGTCCGTAGGTTTTGGCTCCCCGGACAGCGAAGGGGACAATATTCCCAATTTCTTCGGCACTTCCGCCGCCGCTCCCCATGCCGCCGGCGTGGCTGCTCTGCTGGTAAATGCCCAAAGCGCCTTTGGCATCAACCCGCCTATCGATATCCGGGATTTGTTGAGAACCACGGCAATTGATATGGAAGGCCCCGGGTTCGATTACACTTCCGGGTATGGGTTCATCTCGGCCTACGGCGCCATGAACGCCATTGCCAACCCGCGCCCTATCCTCCTCAGCCTCAACCTGGACAACCTGGACACGGAGTCCTATCAGCCAGGCGACATTGAATTTACCCTCATCCTGGAAGGGCAGTTCCTGGTGGAGAACACCGTGGTATTCTTCGACGGAGAAGAGCTGGAAACCAATATTGTGGACGAGAACACGGCAACGGTGCAGATTCCGCCTTTTGTCGGCAACCCGCCGATTTACCTGTTTACGCCCCCCGGCCCTCTGACCAACGGCACGGACGGGGGAACGTCGGAATCGCTCACCTTTTTTGACCCCACCCTTACCGATGTGATCGTCGAAGTGAATCCATCCAGCAAAAGATATGGCGAACCCCTGCCGGAATTTAGCTTTACCGCCAGCATACCCGGTAGCGAGGCATCGCTCTCTCCGGCCGAGCTCGACTTGCTGGCCAGCGCGATAAGCTTCAGCACTGCCGCCACTGCTTCCAGCAACGTTGGCATCTATGCCGTAGCAGCGGACACGGCGGAAATAGATCCTTCTCTGTATGAATTGTACCGCTTTTTCCTGCAGCCCGGCGCCCTGGTCGTCGACCCCATGCCGGTGACCATTCGGCCGGTTTCGCCGGGCCCCATCCTCTACGGGGATCCCATTCCGGAAATTGCGTTCGAATATATATTTGGAGAAGACGGGGAAGAAGGAGTGGTGGTAGACCAGGCCGTGGCCGATGCCATAGCCGCGCAGCATGAGAACGCCCTGGCCCTGTCCAACGGCATCGCCCTGGTCAACGGCATCGCTTTGGTCAACGGCATTGCCCTGGTCAACGGGGAGCCTTACATCGACGGAAGCGACGATGGCATCGCCAACGGCATCTCCCTGGTCAACAAAACCTTTTACGTATCTCAAAGCAGCCTGGACGCGGCCAATACCGCCCAGCAAAACGGCATTGCCCTGGTCAACGGCACCGGCACGGAGAAGGTGGTGGAAATTGGCGCCGACCTGTTTACCGTTCCAGGCATCCAGAATGGAGATTTATCGGCTATAACGAATGGCATCGCTCTGGTGAACGGTATTGCCCTGGTGAACGGCATTGCTTTAGTCAACGGCATTGCCCTGGTCAACGGCATCGCCCTGGTCAACGGCATCGCTCTGGTCAATGGCATTGCTCTGGTGAACGGCATCGCCCTGGTAAACGGCGTCCCTTTTGACCTGCTGAACAACACCCCGCTGGCCAACAGCAACGGCGAGTTTGACCCGGTCTTCGCGGCCTTTGATCAGTCGATTGTCATTCTGAATACGACGGACGCCGCTGGGGCCAATCCTATTGACATCAAGCCGGTCAACGTGATCACGGGCCTGGATGCCGGCACCCAGTACATCATTCCAGGCGGCTTCATCAACGACAATTTGCTGATCAGTTACGAGCCGGCGCCCCTGGTTATTGAACCGGCGCCCTGGGTTGTTTATATTGGCAATACCACGGTTGAGTACGGGCAGGAGGGGCCGCTGGAACCCAGCATCGCCTATGAACCCTCCGATCAGTTTCCGTACGGGCAAACAGCCCAGGACGTTTTCGGCACTTTCCAGTTCAGCCCCGCAGACGGCTGCACGCCGGCCACTGAGATAACGGTCAGCCCGGAGCCGGAGACTCCCAATTTCGACGTGTTTTATGACCCGGGCACGCTCACGGTGAACCCCGCTCCGTTGACCATCGCGGCCGATACGCTGTTTATCTCAGAAGGCGACCCCTTGCCGACAGGTTTCACCGCTACGGTTGCCGGCCTGGTGTGCGAAGATCCGGTGCCTGCTGCCAGTTCCATAAGCTATGCCATATTGGATGTGGATTACCTGCCCGCCGACGATCCTCCGGTGGCGGGCGTTTACGATGTCATTCCGTCTCTTTTGGACCCCTATGGGGATTATGCCAACTATTCGGTGGTTCCGGTGGCGGGCAAGTTATATGTCACTCCCATTGTGGGCTGTGAAGACCGGATAGAGGCAACGAGTATCTGCGTGGATGAGGCCAGCATTCCAGGAGACCCCTATATCAACACCCTGGTGCGCTTTGAGTACGAGAATGTGCTGTCGATTCCCATATACATCCCTCTGGGCCCAAAGAATTCGCTTAATGCAGAAGCCTATTATATCGGCGAACCTCCGGAGCTGTTCGAGCCTGGCATTCATACTTTCGATATTTACTCGGATGGCGGGTATCTGGCCTGGGAAGTGCAGACCGACGAATGCGCTGAACCATCTATATCTCCGAGCACTTATTCCGAACCGCCTTTTTGCGGCGGCATGAGCCGGCCGGGAGGGGGTCTTTCCAATATCGCCCCAAACTTGCTGGATGAAGGCCAGGAATGGGGCGTAAGCCTGTTCCCGAACCCGGCCAGCGCTGCCGTCTGGCTGCAGGCCAGAAATGTGGAGGGCCCGGTAACGGTTGAGGTTTACAACAACCTGGGAAAGGTATTGTCGAGCAGTTCCTACCCCGAGCTCGGGCCGGAGAAAATCTATTTCGATTTGTCGAAATACCCCGTTGGGTTGTTGCTGTTTAAAATCCGCTATGGCGCTGAAAGCCTGGTGGTGAAGGTGGTTAAGAGATAG